One part of the Thermodesulfovibrio sp. 3462-1 genome encodes these proteins:
- a CDS encoding sigma-54 dependent transcriptional regulator, with product MTTILIIDDEQLQREILQTILSEEGYNVYTASCLEEAKEIIGKVLPDIILTDLKLGTQNGIEILNSLPEEPFKPAVIVITAFGTISSAVDAIKKGAFDYLTKPLDKEVLLVTVKKAEERMNLIKENLRLRKELYEKFKIEGIIGKSKKMLQVLDIVKKVTPTNATVLIYGESGTGKELIAKAIHYNSPRKDRPFIAINCAAIPETLIESELFGYEPGAFTGANTRKIGLIEAADKGTLFLDEIAELPLATQSKLLRVLQEKEVRRIGGKDTIRVDVRIIAATNKNLSTEVEKNKFREDLYYRLKVITVEIPPLRERKEDIPELVNFFIEKYSREFGKRINGIDNSAMEALFNYHWPGNIRQLETVIERAIIICEGEKITLKDIQDELKISMPRNVFEIDIPDEGINYEELEKELLKKALVKSNYVIAKAARLLGMSYKTFWYRLEKFGLSENFPKRENFLK from the coding sequence ATGACAACAATACTGATAATAGATGATGAACAGTTACAAAGAGAAATTCTCCAGACAATTCTCTCAGAAGAAGGTTATAATGTTTACACTGCCTCATGTTTAGAAGAAGCAAAAGAAATAATTGGCAAAGTCCTTCCAGATATAATTCTTACTGATTTAAAACTGGGAACTCAAAATGGGATTGAAATCCTTAATAGTCTTCCAGAAGAACCTTTCAAGCCTGCTGTAATTGTCATTACTGCTTTTGGAACAATCTCTTCCGCAGTTGATGCTATAAAAAAAGGAGCCTTTGATTATCTTACAAAACCCCTTGATAAAGAAGTTCTTTTAGTGACTGTAAAAAAAGCAGAAGAAAGAATGAATCTTATTAAAGAAAATCTGAGGCTAAGAAAGGAGCTTTATGAGAAATTCAAAATTGAAGGTATAATCGGAAAATCAAAAAAAATGCTTCAAGTGCTGGATATAGTTAAAAAAGTAACTCCAACAAATGCAACAGTGTTAATATATGGCGAATCAGGGACAGGTAAGGAACTTATCGCAAAAGCAATTCACTATAATTCACCAAGAAAAGACAGACCCTTCATTGCAATAAATTGTGCAGCAATTCCTGAAACATTGATAGAAAGTGAACTTTTTGGTTATGAACCAGGAGCGTTCACAGGTGCAAATACAAGAAAAATAGGACTCATTGAAGCAGCAGATAAAGGAACACTTTTTCTTGATGAAATTGCTGAACTTCCTTTAGCAACTCAATCTAAACTTCTCAGAGTGCTTCAGGAAAAAGAAGTAAGAAGAATTGGTGGTAAAGATACAATCAGGGTTGATGTGAGAATAATTGCAGCAACAAACAAAAATCTCTCTACAGAGGTGGAAAAAAATAAATTCAGAGAAGACCTTTATTACAGATTAAAAGTCATAACAGTGGAAATACCTCCTTTACGGGAGAGAAAAGAGGACATTCCAGAGCTTGTAAACTTTTTCATTGAAAAATACTCAAGAGAATTTGGAAAAAGAATTAATGGAATTGACAACTCTGCAATGGAGGCTTTATTTAATTATCACTGGCCTGGCAATATAAGACAGTTAGAGACAGTTATTGAAAGAGCAATAATTATTTGTGAAGGAGAAAAAATCACCCTAAAGGATATTCAGGATGAATTAAAGATTTCCATGCCAAGAAATGTCTTTGAGATAGATATACCTGATGAGGGAATAAATTACGAAGAGCTTGAAAAAGAGTTACTAAAAAAAGCTCTGGTTAAATCCAATTATGTTATTGCAAAGGCAGCAAGATTACTTGGAATGAGCTACAAAACATTCTGGTACAGACTTGAAAAATTCGGACTTTCTGAAAATTTTCCGAAAAGGGAAAATTTCCTTAAATGA
- a CDS encoding MFS transporter translates to MKPTTVFIVLLGLVSLFADMTYEAARSITGPFLAFLGASATLVGFIAGFGEFIGYALRLFSGWLADRTGKYWSITIGGYLINLLSVPALALVGHWQMAALLIMAERIGKALRTPARDAMLSHATAEIGRGWGFGLHEAMDQIGAMLGPLTVAAVFYFHGGYREAFAALLVPALFAIGILFFARFLYPSPKELEVSKIHIETKGFSKVYWVYLIAVALNGAGYADFPLIAYHFKKVETVSEQWVPVFYAMAMGIDALAALIFGYFFDKKGLSILIFSVILSSGFAPLCFLGGFYSALLGMILWGIGMGAQESVMRAAVAVLVPKEKRGVGYGVFNTGYGLFWFLGSTVLGLLYDFSVYILVIFSVILQITSIPFLIKVRKMLH, encoded by the coding sequence ATGAAACCTACTACAGTATTTATTGTTTTACTTGGGCTTGTAAGTTTATTTGCTGACATGACATATGAGGCTGCAAGAAGCATTACAGGTCCATTTCTTGCATTTTTAGGTGCCAGTGCTACTTTGGTTGGATTTATTGCAGGTTTTGGAGAGTTTATTGGATATGCTTTAAGGCTTTTTTCTGGATGGCTTGCTGACAGGACTGGTAAATACTGGAGCATCACAATCGGAGGATATTTAATCAATCTTTTAAGTGTTCCAGCACTAGCTTTGGTTGGGCATTGGCAGATGGCAGCTTTGCTGATCATGGCTGAAAGAATTGGCAAAGCATTGAGAACACCTGCAAGAGATGCTATGCTAAGTCATGCCACAGCAGAGATTGGTAGGGGATGGGGCTTTGGACTTCATGAGGCAATGGATCAAATTGGAGCAATGCTTGGTCCATTGACAGTGGCAGCAGTATTTTATTTTCATGGAGGATATAGAGAAGCTTTTGCAGCACTGCTTGTTCCAGCTTTGTTTGCTATTGGTATTTTATTTTTTGCAAGGTTTCTTTATCCATCACCGAAAGAGCTGGAAGTATCAAAAATTCATATTGAAACAAAGGGATTTAGCAAAGTTTACTGGGTTTATCTCATAGCAGTTGCCTTAAATGGTGCAGGATATGCTGATTTTCCTTTGATTGCCTATCATTTTAAAAAAGTCGAAACAGTTTCGGAACAGTGGGTACCTGTTTTTTATGCTATGGCAATGGGTATTGATGCTCTGGCAGCTTTAATCTTTGGATATTTTTTTGATAAAAAGGGACTCTCTATTCTTATTTTTTCAGTAATTCTTTCATCAGGTTTTGCGCCCTTATGTTTTCTTGGAGGTTTTTATTCTGCTTTGTTGGGCATGATTTTGTGGGGGATAGGAATGGGGGCACAGGAGTCTGTAATGAGGGCAGCTGTAGCGGTTTTGGTTCCAAAGGAAAAAAGAGGAGTTGGATATGGAGTATTCAATACTGGATACGGTTTATTTTGGTTTTTAGGTAGCACGGTGTTGGGGCTTTTATATGATTTTTCAGTGTATATTTTGGTTATTTTTTCAGTAATTCTTCAGATTACCTCAATCCCTTTTCTTATCAAAGTAAGAAAAATGTTACACTAA
- a CDS encoding HAMP domain-containing sensor histidine kinase: MKILDRLSLKWKFMVLLLLLNFTLMSTLYIFYTQTERRLLKEIERQTADLTKAIQIGVEEVTRGGSNKLTEYLNKLNTKGIKEVSIISNQQEIIASTNPQNIGKPITHRKKELIIKAELGEPVFEEENIYNVIVPVIAGNVQYGYIHLRINKDDFSKILKNNAVKRMLTTLIIFSIGIIITYIISLRYTKPIDSLTQAAIKVAQGDFNYRLNINRKDEIGKIAESFNFMIQKLQENQMLQERLREAEHLAAIGQLSRTIAHEIRNPLNFINLSIDHLIEKLKKQQNDNTYIKLLESMKQEIYRVNNLITEYLEYTRPLKLNRKFVSVIEIIDEVVSIIEPTAEHRGINIYKDYKVDFTVNLDVDLIKSCLLNIIKNAIDAMKDSEVKNLFIQTEIIEDNLLIKISDTGCGVPEDVIDKIFEPLFSTKKEGLGLGLPLAKKVIEEHGGKIEFSSKTGQGSEVKIYLPV, from the coding sequence ATGAAAATCCTTGATAGACTTTCTTTAAAGTGGAAGTTTATGGTGCTTCTGCTTTTACTTAATTTTACTTTAATGTCCACACTTTATATATTTTATACACAAACTGAAAGAAGACTGTTAAAGGAAATAGAACGACAGACTGCAGATCTTACAAAGGCTATTCAGATAGGAGTTGAAGAGGTCACCCGTGGTGGCTCAAACAAACTTACAGAATATCTTAATAAACTCAATACTAAAGGAATAAAAGAAGTCTCCATAATTAGTAATCAGCAAGAGATTATTGCAAGCACTAATCCACAAAACATAGGAAAGCCAATAACTCACAGGAAGAAAGAATTGATTATCAAAGCAGAACTTGGGGAACCAGTATTTGAAGAAGAAAATATTTATAATGTAATTGTACCAGTAATAGCAGGTAATGTTCAGTATGGATATATTCATTTGAGAATTAATAAAGATGATTTTTCAAAGATTTTAAAAAACAATGCAGTTAAAAGAATGCTTACAACTTTGATTATATTTTCCATAGGCATAATTATAACCTACATCATTTCTTTAAGATATACCAAGCCAATTGATAGCTTAACTCAGGCTGCAATAAAGGTTGCTCAGGGTGATTTTAATTATAGATTAAACATCAACAGAAAAGATGAAATAGGCAAAATAGCAGAAAGTTTTAACTTTATGATTCAGAAGTTGCAGGAAAATCAGATGCTTCAGGAAAGACTTAGAGAAGCAGAACATCTTGCAGCAATTGGACAGCTCAGCAGAACAATTGCTCATGAAATAAGAAATCCTCTTAATTTTATAAACTTAAGCATTGATCATCTTATAGAAAAACTAAAAAAACAACAAAATGATAATACTTATATAAAACTTCTTGAAAGCATGAAACAAGAAATTTACAGGGTAAACAATCTAATTACAGAATATCTTGAATATACAAGGCCATTAAAGTTGAATAGAAAATTTGTAAGTGTTATAGAGATAATAGATGAAGTAGTCTCAATTATTGAACCAACTGCAGAGCACAGAGGCATTAATATCTATAAAGATTACAAAGTTGATTTTACTGTCAATCTTGATGTAGATTTGATAAAAAGCTGTCTTTTAAATATTATTAAGAACGCAATAGATGCAATGAAAGACTCTGAAGTTAAAAATCTTTTTATTCAAACAGAGATTATAGAAGACAATCTTTTAATCAAAATATCTGATACAGGCTGTGGAGTACCCGAGGATGTTATTGATAAAATTTTTGAACCTTTATTCTCTACTAAAAAAGAAGGACTTGGGCTCGGGCTTCCTCTGGCAAAAAAAGTTATAGAAGAGCATGGTGGTAAAATAGAATTTTCAAGTAAAACAGGACAAGGCAGCGAAGTAAAAATTTATCTGCCGGTTTAA
- a CDS encoding YggS family pyridoxal phosphate-dependent enzyme, producing the protein MLSERISSVFKKITYAALRAGRNPEEIKVVAVTKSQGIDKIKEAAQLGLRIFGENRVQEAKNKIEALKDFIAQWQINIEWHMIGHLQSNKVKDALRLFEVIHSVDSEKLAVLINKEAEKIGKIQRVLIQVKLSEEESKFGIEPENTEKLVELCFRLPNIKVEGLMTIPPYFENPENARPYFRKLRQIKDSLFQKGYALTELSMGMSNDFEVAIEEGATMVRIGTALFGQRIN; encoded by the coding sequence ATGCTTTCAGAAAGAATATCATCTGTTTTTAAAAAAATAACCTACGCTGCTTTGAGAGCAGGTAGAAATCCAGAGGAAATTAAAGTTGTGGCTGTAACAAAATCTCAGGGCATTGATAAAATAAAAGAGGCAGCCCAACTTGGCTTAAGAATTTTTGGGGAAAACAGAGTTCAGGAAGCAAAAAATAAAATAGAGGCTTTAAAAGATTTTATAGCTCAATGGCAGATAAATATTGAGTGGCATATGATAGGGCATTTGCAGAGCAACAAAGTAAAGGATGCTCTAAGGCTCTTTGAAGTAATTCACTCAGTTGATTCAGAAAAGCTTGCAGTATTGATAAATAAGGAAGCAGAAAAAATCGGTAAAATTCAAAGAGTTTTAATTCAGGTAAAACTCTCAGAGGAAGAATCTAAATTTGGGATAGAGCCTGAAAATACAGAAAAATTAGTGGAACTATGTTTTCGACTTCCAAATATTAAAGTAGAAGGACTTATGACAATCCCTCCCTATTTTGAAAATCCGGAGAATGCAAGACCCTATTTCAGAAAACTAAGACAGATAAAAGACAGTTTATTTCAAAAAGGATATGCCCTTACTGAGCTTTCAATGGGGATGTCAAATGATTTTGAAGTAGCAATCGAGGAAGGTGCTACAATGGTAAGAATTGGCACAGCCCTTTTCGGGCAAAGAATAAATTGA
- a CDS encoding KUP/HAK/KT family potassium transporter — protein sequence MTGIIKAMGLVFGDIGTSPIYTLTVTFLILEPTYENVLGVLSLIFWTLVILPTIQYNVLAMRLSIRGEGGTIVLAEIFKSLSKSKKAKGVVTFLSFIGTSFIMGDGVITPSISILSAVEGSAFIPEITISQEMIILGAMVIAIFLFLFQKKGTEKVASAFGPVMVIWFSSLLILGIYGILKNPEVLKAVNPYYAIDFVLKNGWKGYLILGEVILCVTGCEAMYADMGHLGSKPIRQAWTILFFVLSINYFGQGAFILSHPEVKNILFELSLNFSYSLYVPFLILSIAATIIASQAMISGMFSIVYQAITTRIMPMLKIDYTSKELKSQIYIGTVNWFLLIAVLFIMLEFKTSSNLAGAYGLTVTANMCITGIILISIFFLKRNYIALIFALLATAIDFVYVSACLQKIPQGGYYSIILALFPFLTILVFTNGQKKLYSIMQFIEKEDFILKFERIYKTNPKIPGTAIFFIRDTSKISPYIVETMFYHGIIYEDNVFLSILIRPDPFGVTGYFKENLCQSIRVFEIEMGYMEFVNIEEILRENGIEERAIFYGLEDIVARGYWRIFAFIKKITPTFISFFRLPSRKLHGVLTRIEM from the coding sequence ATGACTGGAATCATCAAAGCAATGGGCCTTGTTTTTGGAGATATTGGAACAAGCCCAATATATACTTTAACTGTTACATTTTTAATTCTTGAGCCTACCTATGAAAATGTTCTCGGAGTTCTCTCTCTTATTTTCTGGACACTTGTTATACTTCCTACGATTCAATACAATGTTCTTGCAATGAGACTAAGTATAAGGGGTGAAGGTGGAACAATTGTTCTTGCTGAGATATTTAAATCTCTTTCAAAATCAAAAAAAGCTAAAGGAGTTGTCACATTTTTATCCTTTATAGGAACTTCTTTTATTATGGGTGATGGTGTTATAACTCCATCAATAAGTATTTTAAGTGCTGTCGAGGGTTCAGCTTTTATACCAGAAATAACAATTTCGCAAGAGATGATTATTTTAGGAGCCATGGTTATTGCTATATTTTTATTTCTTTTCCAAAAAAAGGGAACTGAAAAGGTTGCCTCTGCTTTTGGTCCTGTAATGGTTATATGGTTTTCTTCTCTTCTTATTCTTGGTATCTATGGAATTTTAAAAAATCCTGAGGTTTTGAAGGCTGTAAATCCATATTATGCTATAGATTTTGTTTTAAAAAATGGGTGGAAAGGCTACTTAATCTTAGGAGAAGTCATTCTCTGCGTAACAGGTTGTGAGGCAATGTATGCAGATATGGGACATCTTGGTTCAAAGCCTATAAGGCAGGCATGGACAATTTTGTTTTTTGTTCTTTCAATTAATTATTTCGGTCAGGGTGCTTTTATTCTATCTCATCCTGAGGTTAAAAACATTCTTTTTGAACTATCTTTAAATTTTTCATACTCTCTTTATGTTCCTTTTTTGATTTTAAGTATAGCTGCTACAATTATTGCTTCGCAGGCAATGATAAGTGGAATGTTTTCTATTGTCTATCAAGCAATTACAACAAGAATAATGCCAATGTTGAAGATTGATTATACCTCAAAAGAATTAAAATCCCAAATATATATTGGAACTGTTAACTGGTTTTTATTGATTGCAGTTTTATTCATTATGTTAGAGTTTAAAACTTCTTCAAATTTAGCAGGAGCCTATGGATTGACGGTAACAGCAAATATGTGCATAACAGGAATTATATTGATTTCAATATTTTTTCTTAAAAGAAACTATATTGCATTGATATTTGCTTTACTTGCTACTGCTATTGATTTTGTATATGTCAGTGCATGTTTGCAAAAAATTCCTCAGGGTGGATATTACTCAATAATTCTTGCGTTGTTTCCATTTTTAACCATTCTGGTTTTTACCAATGGACAGAAAAAACTTTACAGTATTATGCAGTTTATAGAAAAAGAAGATTTTATTTTAAAATTTGAGAGGATCTATAAAACAAATCCAAAAATTCCGGGAACAGCTATTTTCTTTATCAGGGATACAAGTAAGATCTCTCCTTATATTGTAGAAACAATGTTTTACCACGGAATAATTTATGAGGACAATGTATTTCTGTCAATACTCATTAGGCCTGATCCATTTGGAGTTACTGGTTATTTTAAAGAAAATCTCTGTCAGAGCATAAGAGTATTTGAAATTGAAATGGGTTACATGGAGTTTGTAAATATTGAAGAAATACTTAGAGAAAATGGAATTGAAGAAAGGGCTATATTTTACGGTCTTGAAGACATTGTTGCAAGAGGATACTGGAGGATATTTGCTTTTATAAAAAAAATAACTCCCACATTTATAAGCTTTTTCCGCTTGCCTTCAAGAAAGCTTCACGGAGTTTTAACAAGGATTGAGATGTGA